In one window of Pseudodesulfovibrio sediminis DNA:
- a CDS encoding recombinase family protein: MHDFIAYYRVSTQRQGRSGLGLDAQKQSVINYVEQVNGKLLNEYVEVETGKGANALSKRPQLREAIAKAKKAKAVLLIAKLDRLARNVHFVTGLMESNVKFVCADIPEANELTLHIMAAMAQYESRRISERTKEALAQAKLRGVRLGNPRLPLINKPRHDEAKVFAERLRPILEGFLACGMTQRRMVEELNQLGIKTPLDKRWHLPQLNRTLKRLALT; the protein is encoded by the coding sequence ATGCACGACTTTATAGCTTACTACAGAGTGAGCACACAGCGACAAGGACGTAGTGGACTCGGGCTGGATGCCCAAAAGCAGTCGGTGATTAACTACGTTGAGCAAGTGAACGGTAAGCTACTCAACGAATACGTCGAAGTCGAAACCGGCAAGGGAGCCAATGCACTGAGCAAGCGACCCCAGCTTCGTGAAGCAATTGCCAAAGCCAAGAAAGCCAAGGCCGTACTCCTGATTGCCAAACTCGACAGGCTTGCCCGTAATGTTCACTTCGTTACTGGCCTCATGGAAAGCAACGTGAAATTCGTTTGCGCTGACATACCAGAAGCGAATGAACTGACCCTGCACATCATGGCGGCCATGGCCCAGTATGAGTCTCGACGGATTAGTGAACGAACCAAGGAAGCACTTGCCCAGGCCAAACTCAGAGGAGTGCGCCTAGGCAACCCCAGACTGCCTTTGATTAACAAACCGAGGCACGACGAGGCCAAGGTCTTTGCAGAGCGCCTACGGCCAATTTTGGAAGGATTTCTGGCATGTGGAATGACCCAGCGGAGGATGGTTGAGGAGCTGAATCAACTTGGCATCAAAACGCCGCTCGACAAGCGGTGGCATCTGCCCCAATTGAACCGGACACTCAAGCGATTGGCTTTGACTTAA
- a CDS encoding alpha-2-macroglobulin family protein, whose amino-acid sequence MKLPNVKKVGIGFLVLVVIIQAAWIFKDYIPKLQTPSGNEQQVSGFQLTSIDLSENAGESPGYSSIYANLSFTQPVSPEDLLAHVRLVDESDDKELSLQVTTSWSSRSLAVRSEDVKKSIKGKRYKLLVDAKLRQAGSDAELGQACFKEITLIQNPVLTFKEGRAESSTSGGTLWLAFSTPMAPATAKSFLNVGPNVDYSLSSSGKELVVMGNFKPGKTYMVTMRSGLTAADGAVLKSDVKGTVVMPDLKASVDFVGSGIFLPLSIPHKAAMVVEAVNTSKAVLQIDRVFPNNLFSMLSHYGQRIFDDDWIYEEIPQSLGGKVYEKEITFPEKKNQIIRVPVKLDYDLSRKGNGLYRLSLSTHDDKVTKRWALITDIGLVAKRDKTHFTVWAVSNKTLKPISGIYIDLISDKNQKLAQKLTNAQGVAKLKLPQDSPKGTPYLIVAKNNTGDFSFLLPSRFRVDTAGLDVAGATISSTGVRGYIYGERTLYRPGEVLKAVAVVRNDDFSIPSNMPLVLSQKDPKGREIRKIKLTADAHGISDINIPVPEFALTGGYSLSLSVGEKVVGTYEFNVEEFIPDRIKVEIETGVEAFEPGQSISAEVKSHYLFGPPAANLPVSTRAVLKAIPFTSSKYPGYSFGDSDRTFQPQEFYAKESSLDGAGNGSFSIQIPNKLMPPSALEAVIYGRVSENGGRGVTARKRVLVHPYSYYLGVKNLERNGFEYGKPVKFDFVAVSKDGTPVEFDELQAELYKNRWRTVVRRTPSGEYRYQSVNDPKLIESIKVPSGVGKQIVEFTPPTYGSYTMKILSPTTGAAAGTNFYCGGWGYSPWALENPARIELALDKEQYDAGDIAVVQLRAPFSGRVIVSIEGENVLESKVVELEGNTGEVRFPVKKEYVPNVYVTALLMRKASDITEGSVGRAFGAVPLLVDNKSNKIDLHVSAPSEVRPESDFMVEIEAEPGAIVTVAAVDEGIMQLAGSKDPDPFDYFYARRALGVDSFDTFAMLYPDMAKILGKIEVGGDMAMKAESQFMRTEGIRRVKPVSFWSGPLVADKDGIVRYAMTLPDFQGALRVVAVAADGKRFGQARTMTLVRSPLAVTPTLPRFLSPGDSIEMPVTVRNDIGNKAAVSVEIVAEGAVEISGDYPKDLQLEDGEEKTLYIPLLARFGAGGAAKITVRASTSNESRRVVTELPVRPAVPYRRELAFGAFSEGSGQLVASPEGYMPGTVTRSVALSRLPMARFTGKLEYLLGYPYGCAEQTTSKAFPLIRFGDLAKAFAPHLINKQGPARTVQAAITRLRTMQTNNGGFAYWPGEDSPRPWVSAYVTHFLLEGEQAGFVSGMSVRALDYMGQLSNERSDLDTTAYALYNLSKAGRPNRGAMDELRDKHMKKLSATARVLLACAYSLAGDVDSFNLLLVDLPGVSSGRYWGDMRSDLSEYALMLMVLADAHPGDSLVPELTAKVSQLMEGYYWTTTLENGLTFSALGKMAGNAGPLSGQLVSGKSEYAFLDEMAFTEDAIPGDAPIMAEFSTGDSPVYWSVTSRGIPTPGSLKPISEGLSVERFFLDRDGAPLDLSNVQQGDLVIMRTRIKATERNVKDTVVQLLLPAGLEVENARLATTESAAFIEGNEKTISGHQDLRDDRILFFTDVYKDAWRVGYTQLRAVTPGVYNLPPVQAEAMYDPSIKALGELGKMTVTRKE is encoded by the coding sequence ATGAAACTACCTAATGTGAAAAAAGTTGGCATCGGTTTTCTTGTCTTAGTCGTCATTATCCAAGCAGCGTGGATATTCAAAGATTACATACCCAAGCTTCAAACGCCCTCTGGAAATGAACAACAAGTCAGCGGCTTTCAGCTAACGTCTATTGATTTGTCTGAAAATGCCGGAGAGAGCCCTGGGTATTCCTCTATCTATGCAAACCTTTCATTTACTCAGCCGGTTTCCCCCGAGGACCTTTTGGCTCATGTCCGTCTCGTTGATGAATCTGATGATAAAGAGCTGTCGTTGCAAGTAACGACTTCTTGGAGCTCTCGAAGCTTGGCTGTGCGTTCTGAAGATGTGAAAAAATCGATAAAAGGGAAAAGGTACAAGCTTCTTGTAGACGCGAAGCTCAGGCAGGCTGGCAGCGATGCCGAACTAGGTCAAGCGTGCTTCAAGGAGATAACACTTATTCAAAATCCGGTTTTGACGTTTAAGGAGGGGCGAGCAGAATCAAGTACTTCAGGTGGAACGCTTTGGTTGGCATTTTCAACACCAATGGCCCCCGCTACAGCGAAGTCTTTTCTCAATGTTGGACCCAATGTGGATTACTCTCTGAGTTCGTCAGGCAAAGAGCTTGTTGTCATGGGTAATTTTAAGCCTGGCAAAACCTATATGGTGACCATGAGATCCGGCCTGACTGCCGCCGATGGCGCTGTCCTGAAATCAGACGTAAAGGGAACAGTTGTTATGCCTGATCTGAAGGCTTCGGTTGATTTTGTTGGGTCTGGTATTTTTTTGCCTTTGTCCATACCGCATAAAGCAGCGATGGTGGTTGAAGCGGTGAATACCTCAAAAGCCGTTTTGCAGATAGATCGAGTGTTTCCTAACAACCTGTTTTCAATGCTCAGTCACTATGGGCAAAGAATTTTTGATGATGATTGGATTTATGAAGAAATCCCACAGTCGCTTGGCGGGAAGGTATATGAAAAAGAAATCACCTTTCCTGAGAAAAAGAACCAAATCATACGTGTTCCGGTTAAACTTGATTATGATCTGTCTCGCAAAGGCAATGGGCTGTATCGCTTAAGTCTGTCGACTCATGATGATAAAGTGACGAAGCGTTGGGCCCTTATCACTGATATAGGACTGGTTGCCAAAAGAGATAAAACGCATTTTACGGTTTGGGCTGTTTCGAACAAAACGTTAAAACCAATCAGTGGAATCTACATTGATCTCATAAGTGATAAAAATCAGAAGCTTGCTCAGAAACTGACGAATGCACAAGGAGTGGCGAAACTTAAGCTGCCGCAGGATAGCCCGAAAGGAACCCCCTATCTGATCGTTGCGAAGAATAATACAGGTGATTTTTCCTTTCTATTACCTTCTCGTTTCAGAGTGGATACTGCTGGGCTTGATGTAGCCGGTGCAACCATATCTTCCACCGGTGTGAGAGGGTATATCTATGGCGAAAGGACGCTTTACCGTCCGGGAGAGGTTTTAAAGGCTGTCGCAGTCGTCAGAAATGATGATTTCTCCATTCCGTCTAATATGCCGTTGGTTCTCTCACAGAAAGATCCTAAAGGGCGTGAGATTCGCAAAATAAAACTCACCGCTGATGCGCACGGCATTTCAGATATCAACATCCCCGTCCCTGAGTTTGCTTTAACTGGGGGATACTCTCTTTCCTTGAGCGTTGGGGAGAAAGTCGTAGGCACATACGAGTTCAATGTCGAGGAGTTCATTCCTGACCGCATCAAGGTTGAAATCGAAACAGGAGTAGAGGCTTTTGAGCCTGGGCAATCGATTTCTGCTGAGGTGAAAAGTCATTACTTGTTTGGTCCACCTGCGGCGAATCTTCCAGTCTCCACACGTGCCGTCCTTAAGGCCATTCCGTTCACGTCTTCTAAATACCCCGGATACTCATTCGGCGACTCTGATAGAACGTTTCAGCCACAGGAGTTCTACGCCAAGGAAAGTTCTTTGGATGGGGCAGGTAATGGGTCGTTTTCTATACAGATTCCCAACAAGTTGATGCCGCCTTCCGCCCTTGAAGCCGTCATTTATGGGCGAGTTAGTGAGAACGGCGGGCGTGGTGTGACCGCGCGGAAACGAGTGCTTGTACATCCGTACAGCTATTATTTGGGCGTTAAAAACCTGGAAAGAAATGGCTTCGAATACGGTAAACCTGTCAAATTCGATTTCGTGGCGGTCAGCAAGGATGGAACCCCCGTAGAATTTGATGAGTTGCAGGCGGAGTTGTATAAAAATCGATGGCGTACTGTTGTTCGGAGAACTCCATCAGGGGAGTACCGATATCAATCGGTCAATGATCCGAAGTTGATTGAATCCATCAAAGTCCCATCTGGGGTTGGCAAACAGATTGTCGAATTCACTCCCCCGACCTACGGCAGCTACACAATGAAGATACTGTCTCCTACTACGGGAGCTGCAGCAGGTACCAACTTTTATTGTGGCGGTTGGGGCTACTCCCCTTGGGCTCTTGAAAATCCGGCACGGATAGAGCTGGCTTTGGACAAGGAACAGTATGACGCTGGCGATATAGCTGTTGTTCAGTTGCGGGCCCCTTTCTCTGGCCGGGTGATTGTCAGCATTGAAGGGGAAAACGTCCTTGAGAGTAAAGTGGTAGAGCTTGAAGGCAATACTGGTGAAGTTCGATTCCCGGTAAAAAAAGAGTATGTGCCCAATGTTTATGTGACCGCACTACTTATGCGCAAGGCCAGCGATATTACCGAAGGCTCTGTTGGCCGCGCCTTTGGTGCAGTCCCGCTCCTTGTCGATAACAAATCAAACAAAATTGATTTGCATGTCTCTGCTCCGAGTGAGGTCAGGCCTGAATCTGATTTCATGGTCGAAATTGAAGCTGAGCCTGGGGCTATTGTGACCGTTGCTGCTGTTGATGAGGGAATAATGCAGCTTGCCGGTTCAAAAGATCCAGACCCGTTTGACTACTTCTATGCTCGACGCGCTCTTGGCGTAGATAGTTTTGATACATTCGCCATGTTGTACCCTGATATGGCCAAAATTCTAGGAAAGATCGAAGTCGGCGGCGACATGGCCATGAAGGCAGAAAGTCAATTCATGCGCACGGAAGGTATCCGCCGAGTTAAGCCTGTTTCCTTCTGGTCCGGGCCTCTTGTGGCCGACAAAGATGGCATTGTTCGTTATGCAATGACGCTTCCGGATTTCCAAGGAGCCTTGCGGGTTGTTGCCGTTGCTGCTGACGGTAAACGGTTTGGACAAGCGAGGACAATGACACTGGTTCGTTCGCCTCTGGCTGTTACGCCGACATTGCCCCGCTTCCTCTCGCCTGGCGATTCTATTGAAATGCCTGTCACGGTTCGAAACGACATAGGGAACAAAGCAGCAGTTTCTGTTGAGATAGTCGCCGAGGGTGCGGTTGAGATCAGTGGAGATTACCCCAAGGATTTACAGCTTGAGGATGGCGAGGAGAAGACCCTTTATATACCGCTGCTTGCCAGGTTTGGAGCTGGCGGTGCTGCTAAAATAACAGTTCGTGCATCGACTTCAAATGAATCTCGTCGAGTCGTTACCGAGCTCCCGGTCCGGCCTGCTGTCCCGTATCGTAGAGAACTTGCGTTCGGGGCTTTTTCGGAAGGCAGTGGACAACTTGTTGCATCCCCAGAAGGCTACATGCCGGGGACTGTCACGAGATCGGTTGCTTTGAGTCGACTTCCCATGGCGCGTTTTACAGGTAAGTTGGAATATTTGTTGGGCTATCCGTATGGATGTGCCGAGCAGACGACTTCCAAGGCTTTCCCTCTTATTAGGTTTGGTGATCTAGCTAAGGCTTTTGCGCCCCACCTGATCAACAAGCAAGGCCCAGCACGTACAGTACAGGCAGCGATCACACGGTTGAGAACCATGCAAACCAACAATGGTGGTTTTGCGTACTGGCCTGGCGAAGATAGCCCTCGTCCGTGGGTTAGTGCCTATGTGACCCACTTCCTTCTTGAAGGAGAGCAGGCTGGGTTTGTGTCAGGCATGTCGGTTCGGGCTTTGGATTATATGGGACAGCTCAGTAACGAGCGTAGCGATTTGGACACAACAGCATATGCCCTTTACAATCTCTCCAAGGCCGGTCGTCCCAATCGAGGTGCAATGGATGAGCTACGTGACAAGCATATGAAAAAGCTCTCGGCAACAGCTCGCGTCTTGCTGGCTTGCGCTTATTCACTGGCTGGCGATGTGGATTCATTCAACCTCCTTCTTGTGGACTTACCTGGAGTAAGCTCCGGTAGATATTGGGGGGACATGCGCTCAGACTTAAGTGAATATGCTCTCATGCTAATGGTTCTCGCTGATGCACATCCCGGTGATAGTCTGGTCCCGGAATTGACTGCGAAAGTGTCCCAATTGATGGAAGGGTATTACTGGACAACGACTTTGGAAAACGGCCTGACATTCTCAGCATTGGGAAAAATGGCTGGTAACGCAGGGCCCTTGAGCGGCCAGCTTGTCTCGGGAAAAAGCGAGTACGCCTTCCTGGATGAGATGGCTTTCACCGAGGATGCCATTCCTGGTGATGCTCCGATTATGGCTGAATTCTCCACTGGAGACTCTCCGGTTTATTGGTCGGTCACTTCAAGAGGTATTCCAACACCTGGCTCGTTGAAGCCTATCAGTGAGGGACTTTCTGTTGAAAGGTTCTTCCTTGACAGAGATGGTGCCCCGCTTGATCTCTCTAATGTCCAGCAGGGAGATTTGGTGA